The Candidatus Acidiferrales bacterium DNA segment CGGCTTCTTCGGATTTTTTGAGTCGATGAACGACCAGGAAGTCGCAAACACGCTTTTTGATGCAAGCAGGGATTGGATCAAGAAAAAAGGATATTCAGCGATGCGGGGGCCTATTAATCCGTCGACGAACGACGAGGTCGGCCTCCTGGTCGATGGCTTCGAAAGCAGCCCGATCATGTTGATGACCTACAACCCGAGGTACTACCTCGATTTATTCAATAACTACGGACTGAAAAAGGAGAAAGATCTTTTCGCTTTCCATGTGAACAAAGATCGCGTATTCACGGACAAGCTGGAACGGGTGGCGAGGATGATAACTCACAAGGAGGGTGTCACGTTTCGAAGCATCAATATGAAAAAGCTTGGCGAAGAGATAAAAAAAGTTAAGGATGTTTATAATGAAGCCTGGAGCAAAAACTGGGGATTCGTGCCGATGACAGATGAGGAGTTCGATTTCCTCGCCGAGGACTTGAAGCAGGTTGTCGAGCCTGAGCTTGCTATATTTGCCGAAGTCAACGGCAAGCCCGTGGGATTTGCACTTTCACTTCCCGATATTAATTACGCACTGAAATTCAACAAGAAAGGCCATCTGCTGCCGGGCATTTACCATCTCTTGACCAAAAAGAAACAGATAAAATGGATAAGGATCATGGTACTCGGCGTGATTCATAGCTACCAGCAGACAGGGATCTCGGCAGTATTGTTTTATGAAACGGCGAAACGCGCAGTTAAACTTGGATACCCCGACGGTGAGGCATCATGGGTGCTCGAGGATAATTTAATGATGAATCGGAGTGCGGAATTATTGAATGCAGAAAAATATAAAACTTACAGAATCTACAGGAAGGATTTTTGATCGGAGGTTTTTGAGAAATGCCAGTGAAGAAAGTTGAAAAGATATGGATGAACGGTAAACTTGTGAATTGGGACGATGCTAAGGTTCATGTGTTATCTCATGTAATTCATTACGGCTCAAGCTGGTTCGAGGGGATTCGCTGTTACGACACGGCGAAGGGGCCGGCAATTTTCCGGCTGGATGAGCATTTAAAACGACTTGAGAATTCGGCAAAAATTTATCGCGTGGATGCCCCTTACACAATAACGCAGCTCAAACAGGCAGCCATGGAGACGATAAGGGCGAACAAAATGAAAGCATGTTACATCCGCCCGATTTTTTTCCGCGGCTACGGCGATGTAGGAGTGAATCCATCCAACAATCCGGTCGATACGGTCATCGCGGTCTGGGAATGGGGGCAATACCTCGGCCATGAGGCGGTTCAGGACGGAATCGATGTTTGTGTTTCCAGTTGGCGTCGAGCAGCGCCGGATACGTTTCCGACGCTCGCAAAGACCGGCGGCAACTACATGAATTCTCAATTGATAAAATTAGAGGCGATGGCAAACGGTTACACGGAAGGTGTCGCCTTGGATGCCGATGGTTATGTGAGCGAAGGAAGCGGCGAAAATATTTTTGTCGTCCGAGATGGAATTCTTTATACGACTCCGCTGCATTCAGCAATCCTCGGAGGTATCACCAGGGCATCGGTGATCCAGCTTGCAAAGGAATCCGGCATTGAAGTGCGGGAAGAACAAATGCTCCGCGAGTTTCTTTATATTGCCGATGAAGTTTTCTTCTCAGGTACAGCCGCCGAACTCACTCCGATCCGTTCGGTAGATAAGATTAAGGTTGGAAACGGCAAGCCGGGTCAGGTCACACGGGAGTTGCAGAATAAGTTTTTCAACATTATTAGAAATGGAGAAGACACGCACGGCTGGTTGACGTTCGTGTACGACTGAGAAAGAGTGCTGATGGGCGATTTAAGGCTCTCAATTTTTCACCACTAACTTTGAATTTATTTTATGGGCGAGCAAGTATCGGTAGTTAGCAGCGTGTGGGAAAATTTTTTCCGCAATCATAAAAAGGATGATGATAATCTGGAAAAATTGCTTTCTGAAGTGCCGATTTTTTCTCAGTTGACTTCAAGGGAGTTGAGGCAAGTCAGCGGGATTGTGCACCGTCGGCAATATTCGGCGGGCGAGTATGTTTTCGCCCAGGGTGATCCGGGACTCGGGATGTACGTCATCGAAGAAGGAGAAGTCTCGATAATGTTCTTCGATGACGCGGGAAGGGAAAAAAAATTAGCGCTCCTCAAGTCGGGGGATTTCTTCGGCGATCTTTCGTTGCTTGACGAATCGCCGCGGAGTGCAGCGGCTATCTCGAAAACGGAATCGAAAATTATCGGTTTCTTCAGGCCCGATCTCATAAATCTTTTAAGCCGCTCACCGAAGTTAGGCACGAAAATCCTTTTTAAGCTGGGTGAAGTCATCGGTACTCGCCTGAGAGTGACAAACGAGCAGCTTGCTAAATTGAACGCGGAGCTGGAGAAGATTCGGAACAAAAAGTAGGGAGGTAACATGCCGACCGTCAGTTTAAAGAAAATTCTTGTTCCTCAGGATTTTTCCGATTATTCGTTGCACGCCCTGAAATATGCTGTCACCTTAGCAGGGTTGTTCAAATCCGAACTTGTCATAATTCACGTTGTGGAGCCGATAGTTTATCCCGCGGATTTCAGCTTCGGGCAAGTGAGCATTCCTGCGATGGAAGAAGAAATTCGAAAACACAGCGAAGAACAACTGAACGAGCTAGTCGCGAAGGAAATTCCGGACAGCATAAAAGTCACATCGATAATACGAGTGGGCAAGCCGTTTATTGAAATCGTCGATGTCGCCAAGTCTGAGAGCATTGACCTTATCGTTATTTCTTCGCATGGAAGGACAGGCATGGATCACGTCCTGTTCGGCAGCACAGCGGATAAAGTGGTACGAAAAGCACCATGTCCTGTCCTCACCGTCCGGCCCCATGAACATGAATTTGTAACGCCGTAAAGATTCTCGGCTTTCGGGAGTCAGACGCCCGAGAACAGGTTCGGCCAGGGCTATCACAAAGTGGTTTTTGTGACGACGCCGTGAAAGTTGTTGGGGTATGGGAACGAAGGCAATAGAATTGCCTGTTAGTTCTTCTAAAGGAACCTCGATGAAACTCCGATTGCCTTTTTCCCTTTGTGTTTTGCTCGCTGCACTCCTTTCCTTAAGCTGGAACTTCAGCAATCAAGATTGTTCAGCAGAAGGTCAAACGTACCAGCTGCCGCAGGAATCCCTGACAGACTTGAAAAATCGGGACATCAAGATGCCCACGTTGCCGTCCATCGAGGCGATGCATTGGTTCAACACCGGCGATACGCTGAATCTGAAAGGCAAAGTTGTCCTCGTGGATTTCTGGGATTACACCTGCGTAAACTGTATCAGAACCCTGCCGTATCTCAAAGAGTGGTACGGCCGCTATAAGGATGCCGGGTTGGTGATCCTCGGGGTCCATTCGCCGGAGTTTGAGTTCGCGAAGAAGAGGGAAAACGTAATGGCTGCAATTCAGAAATTCGAAATTGACTATCCTGTTGTGATGGACAATGAATTCAAAATCTGGGATCGATTTGGGAATCAATATTGGCCCGCAAAATATTTATTCGATAAAGGTGGGACACTTCGTTATATCCATTTTGGTGAGGGTGGATATGGCGAATTCGAAACGATGGTACAGAAGCTGCTGGAGGAGGCGAACCCGGACGCGAAACTTCCGGCTGTAATGGAACCGATACGGGCGACCGACGTTCCGGGAGCCGTTTGCTATCTCACGACACCTGAGACTTATCTTGGATATGCCCGAGGTTCAATCGGGAACAAGGAAGGATACTCGCATAATGAGACCGTATCATACTCCGAGCCGGGCAGCATCGACAAAGACAAATTCTATTTAGTCGGGAAGTGGGATATCGAACAACAGTTCGTACGTTACGTCGGCGGAGATGGCCTGGGGGATTCGATAAGTAGTAGGGGGAAATTGATAATTAATTACATTGCTGCCGAAGCAAACCTGGTTATCAGGCCCGACTTCAATTCTAACCCTGGGCGTCATGATCCTTTTAGGGTCTACGTGTACCAGGATGGGAAGCCCGTCGCAAAAGAAGACTGGTCAAGCGATTTGCGCGGAGATTCGGACGGCAGAACGTACGTGACAGTCGATGCCGCGCGAATGTATTATATCATCAAAAACAAGAATTACGGAAGGCATATATTGACTTTGCAGACGACATCTGATGAGTTCGCTGCTTATGCGTTTACGTTTGTGACGGCATGTCAGACCCCATCCAACTAGGAGCAAAGGATGCCGACGAACCTCTACAAACCGTACTTTTTCCTCTTCCGCCAAAGCGTTGCAGGATCGATCCCGAGAATCTTTGAAGCTTCCTCGACCGTCAGAGATTCATGTACCACTCTCGCGATATAATCTTTCTCAAGTTCATCGAGTGAAACAAGACGCTTGTTCTCCTTACTTTGGATCTCGTCGGGCAAGTGGTAGGGTTCTATTTTTCTTCCGTGGGCAAGGAGAACTGCGCGTTCGACCACATTTTCAAGTTGACGGATGTTCCCGGGCCATTGATAACCGGTAAGCATTTTGAACGCTTCGGAACTGACCTCAGGCTGGTTTTGCTTTCCGAATTTTTCGATGAAATGTTTTATGAGAATTGGTATATCGTCGGGTCGTTCACGCAATGAAGGGAGCTTTATGGTGACTCCGTTAATCCTGTAATAAAGATCATCGCGAAATCGTCCGGAGCCCAGGGCATCTTTAAGATCGCGGTTTGTTGCCGCGATGAACCGAACATCTACTTTTATTGTTTGCGAATCGCCGACCCTTTCAAATTCCCGGCTCTGGAGAAATCGAAGGAGCTTTGCCTGAGTCGTCGTAGGTATTTCTGTGATCTCATCCAGGAATACCGTACCGCCATCTGCCATTTCAAATCTTCCCTGGCGATCTTTTACTGCCCCGGTGAACGCACCTTTTACATGGCCGAACAGTTCACTTTCGAGGAGGCTCTCCGAAAGGGCGGCGCAGTTCACTGTAACAAAAGGACCGTCTTTGCGCGCGCTCGTATTGTGGATGAATCTTGCCATGACTTCCTTGCCCGTGCCGCTTTCGCCTTCGATCAACACGCTTATGTTTGTGTCTGCGACTTCGCGTGCAAGATTGAGCAATGAAAGCATCTGCGGATTCGTAGTGATTATATCTTCCGACGCCTGATATAAATTTAATTGCTGCTGGAGTTGCTTGAGTTGTCTTTGAAGTTTAAAGTTTTCATGTACTTTTTGAGCGAAGTGCTGCAGCTCCTGAAAGTCAAAAGGTTTCTGAAGATAATCGTAGGCTCCTTGCTTTATGGCTTGAACCGCGGAGTCAACTGAGCCATGCGCGGTTACGATCACCGCTATTATGTCGGGGAAAATTTTCTTAATTTCAGCCAGAAGCTGGATGCCATCAAGGGGATACATTTTCAAATCCAGGAATGCAATGTCAAATTGTTTTTGGTTGGCAATCTTCAGAGCTTCATCGGATCTTGACACTGCGGTGACCTCGAGCCCGATCGATTCCAGACAAATTTTCATCGTACGGAGAATGTTCGGCTCATCGTCTACCAGCAAAACATTTGTTTTCATGCCGAGATCTTTCTTTCGCCGACGATTCTTTTTCCTATCGGGATTGAAAAGGTGAAGACGGTGCCGATCCCGATTTGGCTTTCGACCCAAATCCTCCCGTCGTATAATTCAACTATCTCCTTCGCGATGGATAACCCCAAGCCGACGGAGCCGGGCGATGGGTTGGAGGAATCCTGCAACTGCACAAATTTGTCAAAGATTTTTTCCAGTTCGTCCTTTTCAATACCGCACCCCGTGTCTCGCACTGCTACAACCAGATTATCTCCGTTCATCGCTGCATCCACGATCACCGTTCCGCCGGCATCAGTAAATCTCAAAGCATTTGTGACTAGATTGGAAATTACCCATGATAACTGCTGATAATCAGCCAAGAAAACGGGAATTGCGCCGTCCGTATTGATAATGAGTCTAACATTTTTGTTTGTGAACTGAAGGAGAAGCGGCTGCACTGAAAACTCAATCAATGATTTCGTCTCAACTCTGTCTTCCTTTAGCTGTATTTTTCCCGACTCTATTCTTGAAAGTTCGAGCAGTTCACGCACTAATTTGGTCAAGCGTTCAGCGTCGTGTTTTCCCGCCGCAAGAAGCTCCCGCTGCTTCTTGTTGACATGACCGATATGTTCGTCCTTAAGTATGTCGAAAGTCATGTTGATTGATGTAAGAGGAGTCCGAAACTCGTGAGAGACCCTTGCCATGAAGTCAGATTTAACTTTGTCCAGCTCTTTAAATTGTGTGACGTCCTGTAAAATCAAAACCGCGCCGGAAATTTTTCCGGAGCTTGCCACGGTCGGGTTCAGCTTTATCCTGAAATATCTGTTCTCCCCTTCAAATTTTAATTCGAAGTACGGAGGTATGTCGTTTAAGTTTTCTCCGTGGAGACTGCGGTCTACGTACTTGGCAAGTTCCGAATTCTTGACGACATCCTGAAATTGTTTCCCGACCACCTCTTCTTCCAAGAGGTAAAACAGATCTTCCGCCAACTTATTCATCAACACAAGCCGTCCTTCTATGTCGACGATTATTATCGGATCGGATATTGTAGAAACTATCGTCTCGGATTTTTTCTTTTCCGAGATGAGTTTTTCAATGTTTATCTCTTCATACTTTTGAAGCCGCTCAGCCATCTTGTTGAACTCGTGTGCCAACTCTCCAATTTCATCTCGCGAATTTATGTCGGCCCTGACGTCGAGAAAACCGCGTCCGACTTTTCTGACCGTATCGATCAGCTTTTCTGCAGGTTCTGTGATATAGTGGGAAAACTGCCAGCTTGCTACTATGCTCAAGACTATTGCCAATGCCAACGCTCCGAGGACTGCGAGTGTCGCTTGATCTCCGGTGTCTGTTACTTTCGTGACAGTCTGAACCATAGCGCTGTTGTTTATGTCGAGCAATTGGAAGCATTCAATCTTAATCTTGTCAAGAAGGGGAAGGATATTGTTGTAATGATAATAAAGGGCAGCTCTGTCACGATCCCGATAAATAATGTCTTTCAGCGTATCGGTGTCGCTGGAATATTTTGAGTAGAGGGAGTCGATTCGCTCCAATATTTTTGCCCCGCGCTGCAAACCGTTGGAGCTGACCGCTTGTTGAAATGCCGCAAAGAAATTCTTCTGGTTCTCGTGGAATTGTATGTAGCCTGCGTCGCTGTAACCGCCGAGCATTAATAATTGCGCGCTGTTGTCTTGCTCAAGGCTTCTCAACATGCTTTGCGCGGCGATAACGTTCTGGTAATTCTGTCCGATCATTGTTGTGACGGCAGAAGTCAACTCATGAAAGTTATAGATCGACCAAACGCTGACGATCACGTTTATGATCACGAGGACAGTGAATCCAGCCGCGACTTTTGCTCTAAGAGTGCTGAACATATTTATTTATAAGTTTGCAAAACGGAGGATAATTATCAATGTTTGAAGATGCCGGCTGTTAATTCATTGCGTATAGCAAAAAAACGTGCGCTATGAGGGGGCGCTGCTGAAACATGAGGAAGGAGCGGTGAGTATGAAATGGCTCTGCGGAATTATTCCACCTAAAAACAAGGAATAATTACGCACGCGTCGCGATGTATATTTATTCAACTCCTTTTTCAGCCAAAAGTAGAGTCTTTTAAGTATCTGCACGATGCCAATCGTGGCATATGGCTTGATGAAATGACACTGTGATGAGAAAGTCTGAAAAAAAACATGTTTTAGGAATTGTCGCCGATGAAGATGCGATGTTCGACATTCTTGCTAAGTTCCTGACTAAAGAGGGATATGAGGTTGAACGGGTGATCCATGAAATCGGTGAAGAGGAAGATCTTTCGTTGATTATTCACGCTCCAACCAGGTCCTCTGATCGATCGAAGAATTTCTTCAAAAATCTGAAGAAGAAAAAAATTATCATTGCCCAATCTGGAGACGATGAGTACTCAGAAATCGACGACAATACGATTTTATTTTCGGAGCGTCCGCTTAATCTGAAGCAACTGAGTGACACGATAGAGAAGGCACTCTCAAGATCGAATCAAGATGTGACTGTTCACTGAATAAATGCAGTTGAGATATCGAAATTGAAAATAATTGCTGAAGCACCACATAGTGAAATGAGTTTTGGGCTGCTGATTTATATAAATGCTACTCGCTCAGGGGAAGGCACTGCCATACTTCGGCGGCCCAAAAAATTTTGTTAGAATTTCTTTTCTTTCCTCCTCCTGCTGCTGTCAGGGAAAAAATTTAGCGTCCCTGACAGCAGTCTCCTATTAACAAGGCGCGGAAAGTTTGCTCAAGTTGCACCAAATGAGTAATATTGCAGGATGAAGCATCTACTTATTTTGTCGTTCTCTGCCTCATTTCTTGGTCTAATAGGACCGGCATTCGGGCAGTCCAATGACGATTGCCTGACTTGCCACTCTGATTCCTCGTTGACAATGGAGAAAAGTGGAACAGCGGTTAGTCTTTATGTCAATGAGAAAAGCTTTAAGTCGTCCGTTCATGGGGACGCGTCCTGCGTCGATTGCCATGCGGGGTTTGATCCTAATAGCACTCCTCACAAAAAAGAAATAACTCCGGTCGATTGCGGCAGCTGCCACGATATCCCATTAGCAAAAGACACCAAACAAATGAAAGGACTGGCACACTCCAGGCTTCAATGTTTCGATTGTCATGGCAAACATGACATACAATCAACAGATAAAATCGCTGGAGACAGAGAATGTCTATCGTGTCATTCGGCGGAAAAGATTTTCCTTACATCTGCACATGCAAGAGCTGACATAAATAAGAATAAAATGGGCTGCGAATCGTGCCACGATAAGGCCCACGAGGTAATGGCTGTGACGCCGGGGCGATGGGCGGCTGAAGACACTCTTTGCGCTCGGTGTCACGGAGGAATTAATTCTGCAATCGAGGCAGGAGTCCACAAGAAGGCTTTTGTCAGCGGATCTTTGACTTGTGTGAGCTGCCACGCCGCGCACGGGACGCAAGTTTCTAAAGCAATCATCTCTCAGAACGCTTGTTTCAAGTGCCACACCGACAAAAGGCTTCTTGTTGCGGGGCGATTGTCAGGCAGCGAAATCTCTCTCGTGCAATCGTACGATCACAGCATACACGAGGAGTCGGTAAGAAAAAATGGGAAGGGTGCGACCTGCATAGACTGTCATGGCTCGCACACGATCAAACCTGCAAGCGATCCGGCGTCTCCGGTTAACCGTGCAAATATCGTCGCGACATGCGGAAGATGTCATGCAGACATCGAAACTCATTATCTGAATTCGTCGCACGGTCAGGGCTTCAAGAACGGGCTTGCTGTTTCTCCGGTCTGCACTGATTGCCACAATGAACATAGTATTAATTCGATAAGCGATCCAAACTCGCCGGTGAGCCGCGCTAATGAACCCAAGATATGTCTTGATTGTCATATTGGTAATGAGGCGGTGTTAAAGATCGTTGGGGTTTCGCCCGCCTTTCTGGAAAGCATAAAATACAGTGTTCATCTGGTTGCGCTTTCGAAAGGAAATCTAAAGGCTGCGACCTGCAGCGACTGCCACGGGGCGCATGATATGCTGCCCGCAGGAAATCCTCAGTCAAAAGTTTTCAGGAATAATATTCCCAGCACATGCGGACAGAGCGGCTGTCATCAAAATGTCGCCGCAAAATATTTCGATGGGATTCACGGCAAGGCAATTCTGGCGGGGAACAACAGCGCGCCGGTTTGCACGAACTGCCACGGCGACCATCAAATATTGGCCCCCAGCAATCCGCAATCCACGGTTTCAAACGGAAATATAGTTCAGGTTTGTTCTCAGTGTCACGGTTCCGTCAGCCTAACACAGCGTTACGGTTTGCCTCAACAGACAGTGGGGAGTTACCTGGATAGTTATCATGGACTCGCCACGCAGGGCGGATCGACGACAGTTGCAAATTGTGCGAGCTGTCATGGATCGCACGACATAAAGCCATCCTCTGATCCGACGTCGCCAATCAACAAGGCAAACCTTGCCGGAACCTGCGGAAAATGCCATTCAGGCGCTGATGCACAGTTTGCTTCTGCTGCTGTCCACGTCTTGCCTGCTTCCAGGAACGATCCGCTGCTTTATTGGATTTCTCAGATTTACGTCGTGATGATCGCAGGCATCATCGGACTTATGATTCTTCATAATATTTTTGATTTCACCAAGAAGGCAAAACGTAAGCTTAAAAAGCGGAGAAATCCATCATTCGAGCACATCCACTTTGAAGCTAGACTCCATACGAGAATGACAAAGTGGGAGATGGCCCAGCATTGGGGCTTGCTGATCAGTTTCACGCTCCTTGTTCTTACCGGATTCATGCTGAGATTTCCCGATTCGTGGTGGGTGAAATCGATCCGCGCTGTCGGAGGGGGAGGAGAAACCGTGTTTGAACTCAGGAGTCTTGTCCACCGGATGAGCGCAATCCTGCTGATTGCTACTGCTCTTGTCCACTTCTATTACATAATTTTTACAAAGAGGGGGAGAGAATTTATCCATGATATGATCCCGAGACTTAAAGATGCTCGTGACGTCAAGGATATTATAAAGTATTTCCTCGGGTTGGAAAATCAGCGGCCGAAATTCGACAGATTCAGCTACGTCGAAAAAGCTGAATATTGGGCCCTGATTTGGGGAACGGTGGTCATGGTGACAACCGGTCTGCTTCTTTGGTTCGACAATCTCTCGTTGGGGCTATTCACAAAACTTGGCCTTGATGCTGCGACATTAATCCATTACTATGAAGCGATACTTGCTTCACTGTCGATTGTCGTTTGGCATTTATATTTTGTTGTGTTTAACCCTGATGTTTATCCGATGAACCTTTCGTGGTTGTTCGGTACGATAACCGAAGAGGAGATGTTTGACGAACATCCCTTGGAATTAGAGCGGCTGAAAGAAAAAGAGGAAAGGGCAAATGAAATCGTCGTCGAAAACGGAAATGAGACCCCATCGACGGAAGATGACAGCGTCGAGCGGTAAGATCAGTTCGAGTTTGAAGAAACACTTTGAATCGCTGGTGACAACGAGGATCAGCATCGTACTCCAAATGATGTACGCGCATCCCGACGAATTGGTTGATCTTGAAAGCGGCGAGAAATATATTTGCAGTGTCTGCGACCGTGAATACAAAAGGTGCGAAGTCGAACTCGATTACAGATGTGAAGTTGCAAGAAAGCTTGAAACCGAATTCAAGGAGCTTGAGCTTGCCTTAAGCAGGCTGCGTGGCGGGAATTATGGATTTTGCGAGAGATGCTATAAATTTATCGGGAAAGAAGAACTTGAGAGAATGCTTACTCGAACCGTCTGCGATTCATGCGGCGGGCTGAGTTGACATGAAACAACCCTTGTAAGATAAAGCAGTACCATTATTGAAAATGCAGTAGCACAAATGAAAACGGAGGTAACATCATGAAATCTGTAGCGTCAGTTTTGGTGATAATTTTATTTTCGGCGATCGTGTCGATCGCGGCCGACAATAATCATCAATATGTCGGTGTTCAGGTTTGCAGCATGTGCCATAAAACTGACAAGAACGGTCAGCAGTTTCAAAAATGGCAGGCAAGCAAACATTCACAGGCAATGAAAGCCCTCGAGACTGCCGACGCTGACAAGATAGCGGCTGCCCACGGTGTGAAAGGAAAAGCCTCTGAAGCGAAAGAGTGCATAGAATGTCACCAGACTGCTTACGATGCGCCGGCTTCCTTGCTCGGCCCGAAGTTCAGCAAAGAAGACGGCGTACAGTGTGAATCGTGCCATGGTGCAGGCAACGACTACAAAGCGATGTCGACCATGAAAGACAAGCAAAAAGCGATTGCCGCAGGATTGACAGTTCTCTCGGTCGATGATGGCAGTGCCGAGAAACTCTGCGAAACCTGCCACAACAAGAAGAGCCCGACATTCAAATCTTTCGATTTTAAGAAGATGTGGGCCGAGATTGCTCACCCTGTTCCTAAGCAATAAGAAGTTTGTAAGTTCGGAAGAGAAGGAAGTGGAGTTGCTGGGAGGGCCGGCGTTGGCTGCGCCTGAGGTCATTATAGGCGAGGTGCATTGCGGCAGCGTCCTTCCGTTTACCCATTCGAACGACTTAACATCTTGTTTTTTCTTTGAGAACAAAAAGAGAGGTGGGCCGTGAAAAGTTTCTCTCATCGGTCAGCTATTCGCACTGAGCGCTCTGCTTTCAGCTGTCGGTTACCGGTTGATAAACAAGTGCTGTTGATGATATTTGCAGCCACTTTCCTTTTTGTTGATGCCTGTGCCCAGTCATTTAGCGGGAGATTCGTTACAACCTTTTATTCATACCAGCAGTACGATACCACCAATACGTCGAAGATAAGTCTCCGCGGCTTTGAAGCTATGCAACTAAATTTTGGAACGGGCGATTATCAATTACATACCTACATTCTAGCGACGAACGATTTCATAACAAGTCAACCAAACGATCCGCTGCTTCGAGCGGAGAATTTATACCTTGAGGCGCGCAACGTTGCCGATGCCGTTAATCTAAAGATCGGCAGGCAGCCGGTGTTTCAACAGGTGGGAATTTCTTCGTTTGATGGCTTGAGTGCCGATGCAAATTTCCTCGACAACAAAATTAGTCTCGTGGTTTTTGGAGGCTCGCTTCCTCCGGTTGATGAAAGGTTCAAGCTGAATTCTGATCTGAAAGATAACTTGGTGTCCGGCGCACAGGCGAGCTATTCGCCTTTTGAAAATTTCAGGATTGGCGGCGCCTATGTAGACAAGACATTTAAGCCGTCGAGCTACTACGCGCTCAGAAGAGACAGTATTGATGCGCCGAGCGACGTTCGTCAGGTATTGATAGACCCATCATCAGTGGCAAGTCAGTTCGTTTCCGGCGACGTTTTCTATTACACACAAGACGTTTCCGGATATCTCAGGCTGGATTACGACTTAAACTTTGAGGAGTGGAATCGTACCGAAGTTTCTTTTCGTTATTCGCCGATAACCGCCCTATCTGCCGATGTCGGATATTTTCATCATGATTCGAGGTTGCCATTCAACTCGATATTCTCAGTGTTCGACCATAGTGGTACTGACGAGTACGATTTTGGATTAAATTACTTTTTGATGAAAGATGTTTCTGCTTACGGCTCCGTCAATAAGATCTATTATTCCGGTGATAATTCAACCCAGTTTACAATTGGCGCGAACGTTTATTTGTT contains these protein-coding regions:
- a CDS encoding branched-chain amino acid transaminase gives rise to the protein MPVKKVEKIWMNGKLVNWDDAKVHVLSHVIHYGSSWFEGIRCYDTAKGPAIFRLDEHLKRLENSAKIYRVDAPYTITQLKQAAMETIRANKMKACYIRPIFFRGYGDVGVNPSNNPVDTVIAVWEWGQYLGHEAVQDGIDVCVSSWRRAAPDTFPTLAKTGGNYMNSQLIKLEAMANGYTEGVALDADGYVSEGSGENIFVVRDGILYTTPLHSAILGGITRASVIQLAKESGIEVREEQMLREFLYIADEVFFSGTAAELTPIRSVDKIKVGNGKPGQVTRELQNKFFNIIRNGEDTHGWLTFVYD
- a CDS encoding cyclic nucleotide-binding domain-containing protein, with amino-acid sequence MGEQVSVVSSVWENFFRNHKKDDDNLEKLLSEVPIFSQLTSRELRQVSGIVHRRQYSAGEYVFAQGDPGLGMYVIEEGEVSIMFFDDAGREKKLALLKSGDFFGDLSLLDESPRSAAAISKTESKIIGFFRPDLINLLSRSPKLGTKILFKLGEVIGTRLRVTNEQLAKLNAELEKIRNKK
- a CDS encoding universal stress protein; the encoded protein is MPTVSLKKILVPQDFSDYSLHALKYAVTLAGLFKSELVIIHVVEPIVYPADFSFGQVSIPAMEEEIRKHSEEQLNELVAKEIPDSIKVTSIIRVGKPFIEIVDVAKSESIDLIVISSHGRTGMDHVLFGSTADKVVRKAPCPVLTVRPHEHEFVTP
- a CDS encoding redoxin domain-containing protein; this translates as MKLRLPFSLCVLLAALLSLSWNFSNQDCSAEGQTYQLPQESLTDLKNRDIKMPTLPSIEAMHWFNTGDTLNLKGKVVLVDFWDYTCVNCIRTLPYLKEWYGRYKDAGLVILGVHSPEFEFAKKRENVMAAIQKFEIDYPVVMDNEFKIWDRFGNQYWPAKYLFDKGGTLRYIHFGEGGYGEFETMVQKLLEEANPDAKLPAVMEPIRATDVPGAVCYLTTPETYLGYARGSIGNKEGYSHNETVSYSEPGSIDKDKFYLVGKWDIEQQFVRYVGGDGLGDSISSRGKLIINYIAAEANLVIRPDFNSNPGRHDPFRVYVYQDGKPVAKEDWSSDLRGDSDGRTYVTVDAARMYYIIKNKNYGRHILTLQTTSDEFAAYAFTFVTACQTPSN
- a CDS encoding sigma-54 dependent transcriptional regulator, with the translated sequence MKTNVLLVDDEPNILRTMKICLESIGLEVTAVSRSDEALKIANQKQFDIAFLDLKMYPLDGIQLLAEIKKIFPDIIAVIVTAHGSVDSAVQAIKQGAYDYLQKPFDFQELQHFAQKVHENFKLQRQLKQLQQQLNLYQASEDIITTNPQMLSLLNLAREVADTNISVLIEGESGTGKEVMARFIHNTSARKDGPFVTVNCAALSESLLESELFGHVKGAFTGAVKDRQGRFEMADGGTVFLDEITEIPTTTQAKLLRFLQSREFERVGDSQTIKVDVRFIAATNRDLKDALGSGRFRDDLYYRINGVTIKLPSLRERPDDIPILIKHFIEKFGKQNQPEVSSEAFKMLTGYQWPGNIRQLENVVERAVLLAHGRKIEPYHLPDEIQSKENKRLVSLDELEKDYIARVVHESLTVEEASKILGIDPATLWRKRKKYGL
- a CDS encoding ATP-binding protein, which encodes MFSTLRAKVAAGFTVLVIINVIVSVWSIYNFHELTSAVTTMIGQNYQNVIAAQSMLRSLEQDNSAQLLMLGGYSDAGYIQFHENQKNFFAAFQQAVSSNGLQRGAKILERIDSLYSKYSSDTDTLKDIIYRDRDRAALYYHYNNILPLLDKIKIECFQLLDINNSAMVQTVTKVTDTGDQATLAVLGALALAIVLSIVASWQFSHYITEPAEKLIDTVRKVGRGFLDVRADINSRDEIGELAHEFNKMAERLQKYEEINIEKLISEKKKSETIVSTISDPIIIVDIEGRLVLMNKLAEDLFYLLEEEVVGKQFQDVVKNSELAKYVDRSLHGENLNDIPPYFELKFEGENRYFRIKLNPTVASSGKISGAVLILQDVTQFKELDKVKSDFMARVSHEFRTPLTSINMTFDILKDEHIGHVNKKQRELLAAGKHDAERLTKLVRELLELSRIESGKIQLKEDRVETKSLIEFSVQPLLLQFTNKNVRLIINTDGAIPVFLADYQQLSWVISNLVTNALRFTDAGGTVIVDAAMNGDNLVVAVRDTGCGIEKDELEKIFDKFVQLQDSSNPSPGSVGLGLSIAKEIVELYDGRIWVESQIGIGTVFTFSIPIGKRIVGERKISA